Proteins encoded within one genomic window of Glycine soja cultivar W05 chromosome 1, ASM419377v2, whole genome shotgun sequence:
- the LOC114424099 gene encoding uncharacterized protein LOC114424099 isoform X3 — MAAATLYLAKPSWSYTPKIPSLPRVRDSGIGTVKTKVKAKAGILGLGLFHFLNFVEPGSCLQLQFHEPPNALSLPTWAIHVSSVAEWIIAMALVWQYGEKSGYPAWKGLSWGMVPLLGGAFCACTWHFFYNSDSLEI, encoded by the exons ATGGCAGCGGCAACGTTGTACTTGGCAAAACCATCTTGGTCTTATACTCCCAAAATTCCGTCGTTGCCAAGAGTGAGGGACAGTGGAATTGGAACTGTTAAAACCAAAGTGAAAGCGAAAGCGGGTATCCTGGGACTGGGTCTGTTCCACTTCCTCAACTTCGTCGAACCCGGTTCATGTCTCCAACTGCAATTCCACGAACCCCCCAATGCCCTCTCTTTGCCCACATGGGCCATTCACGTGTCCAGTGTCGCTGAATGGATTATAGCTATGGCTTTGGTGTGGCAATACGGAGAAAAATCTGGATACCCAGCTTGGAAGGGCCTTTCTTGGGGAATG GTACCTCTACTTGGTGGAGCTTTTTGTGCGTGTACATGGCATTTCTTTTATAACTCCGACTCCCTCGAG